DNA from Deinococcus aquaedulcis:
CCCTACGCCAGCCGCTGGGCCAGGACGAAGCGTTCGCGGTCGGTCAGGTCGGGGGCAGTGGTGGCCTGCCAGCCCTGCGCACGCAGTTCTGCGGCGAAGGGCGCGGCGTTGCGGGGGTCAAGTTCCAGGAGCAGCTCACCCCCTGGGACCAGGGTCGCGCCCGCTTGCGCGGCCAGTCGGCGGGCCACCGCCAGCCCGTCAGGCCCGCCGTACAGCGCCAGCGGGGGATCAAAGGCCACCTCAGGCTGGGCCGCCTGGGCATCGGTCTCGGGCAGGTAGGGGGGGTTGCTCACGATCAGGTCGAAGGGTCCGCTCAGGCCCGCCAGCAGGTCGCCGGCCACGAAGGCCACGTCGCGCCCATTGAGCGCCGCATTCTCGCGGGCCAGAGACAGGGCCTCTTCGCTGAGGTCGGTGGCGCTCACCTGGGCGTCGGGGCGGGCGGCTTTCAGGCCCAGGGCCAGGGCGCCCGTGCCCGTGCCCACATCCAGCACGCGCGGCTTGTGCCGACCAGCCAGGGCCTGCAAGGCGAGGTGCAGCAGCCACTCGGTTTCCGGGCGGGGGACCAGGGCGCGGGCGTCGGTGCGCAGGCGCACGCCGCCCCACTCCACCTCACCCAGCAGGTGTTGCAGCGGCACGCGGGCGGCGCGTCGGGCCAGCAGGGCCTCGTAGCGGGCCTGTCCGTCCGCCGGGGCAGGCTCGTGGCCCCGGGTCAGCAGCGCGGTGGGGGAGAGGTTCAGGGCCAGCACCAGCAGCGCGCGGGCGTCCACCTCCGGGGAGGGAACGCCCGCCGCCTGCAGCTGCGCCGCGCCCTGCCGCAGCAGGTCGCGCAGGACCGCCATTAGCCGTGCCGGGGTTTGATGATCAGGCGCCGCGCCGCGCCCTCGCCCACCGATTCGCTCATGACATCGGGGTGCTCCTTGAGGGCAATGTGAATCACGCGCCGCTCGGCGGCGGGCATGGGCTGCAGTTCGTGGGGCTCGCCGCTCTTGGCCACCTGCACGGCGAGGCGCTCGGCGAGCTTGGTCAGGGTGTCGGCCTGCCGCTTGCGGTAGCCGCCGATGTCCACCCGCACGCGCTCCTTGGTGCGGCCCTCGTGCTTGGCCAGCACCGTGTAGGCCAGCACCTCAATGGCGCCCAGGGTGCGCCCGTCGCGCCCGGCCAGCTTGGCCGCGTTCTCGCCGGTGATCTCGGCTTCCAGGGCGTCTTCAACCTCGCGCACGGTGACCTGCAGGTCGGGGTCAATGCGGCTGATCAGCCCACGCAGAAACCGCTCCAGGGTGGCCAGGGGGGTTTCTGGCGCGGCCTCCAGCGCAGGCGGCGTCATGGGGGCAGCGTCGGGCGCGGGCGGCGGCAGCTCGCTCTCGTCCGCGTCGCTGATGCCCAGCCCCGCGAGGTAGTCGTCCAGGTTCGTGCGGTTATCCATGCGCCTCAGTCTAGCGCGCCGCTCCTCACCCTTTTCCCACACTCCGCGCGGGACAGCTGATAGGTCAGAAATTGACTGGAATTTTCAGTTGGTTTTCGGAGAGTATCACCAGCGCCGA
Protein-coding regions in this window:
- the prmC gene encoding peptide chain release factor N(5)-glutamine methyltransferase encodes the protein MAVLRDLLRQGAAQLQAAGVPSPEVDARALLVLALNLSPTALLTRGHEPAPADGQARYEALLARRAARVPLQHLLGEVEWGGVRLRTDARALVPRPETEWLLHLALQALAGRHKPRVLDVGTGTGALALGLKAARPDAQVSATDLSEEALSLARENAALNGRDVAFVAGDLLAGLSGPFDLIVSNPPYLPETDAQAAQPEVAFDPPLALYGGPDGLAVARRLAAQAGATLVPGGELLLELDPRNAAPFAAELRAQGWQATTAPDLTDRERFVLAQRLA
- a CDS encoding Jag family protein, producing the protein MDNRTNLDDYLAGLGISDADESELPPPAPDAAPMTPPALEAAPETPLATLERFLRGLISRIDPDLQVTVREVEDALEAEITGENAAKLAGRDGRTLGAIEVLAYTVLAKHEGRTKERVRVDIGGYRKRQADTLTKLAERLAVQVAKSGEPHELQPMPAAERRVIHIALKEHPDVMSESVGEGAARRLIIKPRHG